The Paramixta manurensis region TCACCGTGAATGCTGATGAGTTGATTAAAGCAATTCAGGAGCATGTAGCGAAGGGAGGCGACCATGCTTGATTTGAAATCCGGGATGGTGGCCTATGCCAAAACTCTCAGCCTACATATTGAAGGCACTGAGTTGAAATATAACGCCCCGCGCGGCAAAAAATTTGCCGTCATTTTGATGACAGCAGAAAAGCCAGGTGACGAAGGAATTAAAGCAGATGAATTTCTCCGTCAATGCGGCTGGAAGTTAGATGGAGGCGACCATGCGTGAGCTAACTGTATCAGAGCAGGATTTAATTGACTTCGATCTGTTAAAGCAGGGCGCTAATCAGTGGAAATTTCGATTTTCCGTTGGCTCTCCATTTAAATGTGCATCCAGCAAAGAAAAAGCGGTGAGTTATGCAACAGAGGCGTACCTGAAAGCCAGCCGCGATGAGTTGTTAACGAAATCTCAGCGTTTTGATAAAGCGTGCAGAGAGGAAATCGAATCATCACATACGCTGTGGGGGCACATGGATATGACTAAATTACTCACAATGTTTGAAAAATTGGGCGGTGATACCTCATCACTGCAAATTGCAGCAAAAAGAGAATTCAACAGCAACGGCGGCCGCCGCACTTCATGTGCTGTTTCTGCGCAGGGAGCGCGTGACACCGCCGCAATGCGTATGAAGCTGG contains the following coding sequences:
- a CDS encoding phage tail protein, which encodes MRELTVSEQDLIDFDLLKQGANQWKFRFSVGSPFKCASSKEKAVSYATEAYLKASRDELLTKSQRFDKACREEIESSHTLWGHMDMTKLLTMFEKLGGDTSSLQIAAKREFNSNGGRRTSCAVSAQGARDTAAMRMKLERYIEWRKDHA